Within Streptomyces antibioticus, the genomic segment TGGATCTGAAGACCGAGCCCGTAGCCGACACCGACCGCGAGATCGGCGGTCTCGGAGGGGGCCGAGGCGGTGCGCATCTCCCGCAGCGACTCCTCACTCAACACCCGGTCGTCACCCCTGACCAGAAAGGCCGCGAACCGAGCGAGATCACCGGTCGTCGACCAGAGCTGCCCGGCGGGAGCCATCGGGCCGTAATCCTCGGTCGGCTCCGCCATCATCACATCGGCCCACGGATGCACCGCCCACCCGCCCGCGGCCGGCGACTGCGCCCGCACGCTCGTACGATCCAGCGCCAGAGGTTCGAGCACTTCACGCCGGAGTACCTCCTCCCAGGACGCACCCCGCAACTCCTCCACCAGGGCACCGAGAACGGCATATCCGGGATTGGAGTAGTGATGCCGCCGCCCGGCGCGATGCGGGGCGGCCCGTTCCCCGAGAACATCCCCGAGCCCCGGCCGCAGCGCCCCCGGCGTCCGCTCCCACCAAGGACCGGGCGTCTCGGCAGCCAGCCCGCCCGAGTGCGCGAGCAGCTCGGCGATCGTGACCTCCCCCACGCCGGTCCCCGGCAGATGCTTCTCCAACGGATCACCGAGGTCCAGCACCCCCTCGTCCCGCAGCCGCAGCACGAGAACGGCGGTGAGCGTCTTGGTGATCGACCCGATCCGGTACTGCACCCGCTCGTCCGGCACCTGCCCGTCGACCATCGACCGCGCCCCATGCCACACGGCCC encodes:
- a CDS encoding serine hydrolase domain-containing protein; the encoded protein is MTTSQDELLPGTRRALLRRVAVAQAEGRAPSVVAAVVRGGRAVWHGARSMVDGQVPDERVQYRIGSITKTLTAVLVLRLRDEGVLDLGDPLEKHLPGTGVGEVTIAELLAHSGGLAAETPGPWWERTPGALRPGLGDVLGERAAPHRAGRRHHYSNPGYAVLGALVEELRGASWEEVLRREVLEPLALDRTSVRAQSPAAGGWAVHPWADVMMAEPTEDYGPMAPAGQLWSTTGDLARFAAFLVRGDDRVLSEESLREMRTASAPSETADLAVGVGYGLGLQIQHQDGRLLVGHSGSVPGFLANLTIGVADDVAAVVLANCTSGPMLSQVGADLVRIVAEAEPRIPEPWRPLTEVDRSVLELAGPWYWGTSASVLRVTADGLLSLAPLSGGGRRSRFRRNGDGTWTGLEGYFAGEPLRAVRRPDGTVDHLDVGSFVFTREPYDETAAVPGGVDPEGWRGIG